From Vitis vinifera cultivar Pinot Noir 40024 chromosome 14, ASM3070453v1, a single genomic window includes:
- the LOC100266503 gene encoding large ribosomal subunit protein eL22z has protein sequence MSRGSAAGAKGKKKGATFTIDCGKPVEDKIMDIASLEKFLQERIKVGGKAGALGDTVTVTREKSKITVTSESNFSKRYLKYLTKKYLKKHNVRDWLRVIASNKDRNVYELRYFNIAENEGEEED, from the exons ATGAGTCGGGGAAGCGCAGCGGGAGCGAAGGGGAAGAAGAAGGGAGCGACCTTCACGATCGACTGCGGGAAGCCGGTGGAGGATAAGATCATGGACATTGCTTCGCTGGAGAAGTTTCTCCAGGAGAGGATTAAAGTAGGCGGCAAGGCCGGTGCTCTTGGTgacaccgttaccgtcacccgTGAGAAAAGCAAGATCACCGTCACTTCTGAGAGCAACTTCTCCAAGAG GTATTTGAagtatttgacaaaaaaatactTGAAGAAACACAACGTCCGCGACTGGCTTCGTGTAATTGCATCCAACAAGGACCGAAATGTTTATGAGCTTAGGTACTTCAACATTGCAGAGAATGAGGGGGAGGAGGAGGATTAA
- the LOC100261299 gene encoding respiratory burst oxidase homolog protein B, translating into MEIQENHDQASSETESVRSGRVGFSGPLSGPSSGPPSGPLLGNKKGSKKSARFKSEEYVEITLDVRDDSVSVQNIRGGDLETSMLASRLERQRPSLGSQLSFRIRQVSQELKRITSSSSKRFNKDDRSKSSATRALKGLQFMTKNVGNEGWSAIEKRFDQLSVNGALPKSSFGQCIGMKDSKEFASELFDALARRRGITSNSITRAELREFWEQITDQSFDARLQTFFDMVDKDDDGRITEGEVKEIITLSASANKLSKIQERADEYAALIMEELDPDNLGYIELHNLELLLLQAPNPSTNLTTNSRILSQLLSQKLVPTKEPNPIKRCFRGIEYFIEDNWKRIWVVLLWLAICAGLFTWKFIQYKNRAVFEVMGYCVTAAKGAAETLKFNMALILFPVCRNTITWLRSRTKLGMAVPFDDNINFHKVIAFGIALGVGVHAIAHLTCDFPRLLHATEEQYEPMEKYFGHDQPRSYWWFVKGTEGWTGVVMVVLMAIAYILAQPWFRRNRLNLPKTLKRLTGFNAFWYSHHLFIIVYVLFVIHGYYLYLTKKWYKKTTWMYLAVPIILYACERLIRAFRSGYKSVRILKVAVYPGNVLALHMSKPQGFKYTSGQYMFVNCSAVSAFQWHPFSITSAPGDEYLSIYIRTLGDWTSQLKTVFSKACQPSNENQSGLLRADMMKGENKPRLPKLLIDGPYGAPAQDYKKYDVVLLVGLGIGATPLISIVKDVLNNVKQYQELEEGMTESNGERGNARKPFATRRAYFYWVTREQGSFEWFRSVMNEVTENDKDGVIELHNYCTSVYEEGDARSALIAMLQSLHHAKNGVDIVSGTRVKTHFARPNWRNVFKRVALNHANQRVGVFYCGAPTLTGELKRLALDFSRKTSTKFDFHKENF; encoded by the exons ATGGAGATCCAGGAAAACCACGATCAAGCTTCGTCGGAGACGGAGAGCGTCCGGAGCGGCCGGGTGGGTTTCAGCGGCCCATTAAGTGGTCCATCAAGCGGCCCTCCGAGCGGTCCATTGCTTGGTAACAAAAAGGGCAGCAAAAAGAGCGCGAGATTCAAAAGCGAAGAGTACGTCGAAATTACCCTCGACGTCCGTGATGACTCAGTTTCCGTCCAAAACATCAGGGGCGGAGATCTAGAAACTTCCATGCTCGCCAGCCGCCTCGAGAGGCAGCGCCCCTCCCTCGGTTCCCAGCTCTCCTTCCGGATCCGACAGGTCTCCCAAGAGCTGAAGCGCATCACCTCCTCCTCCTCAAAGAGGTTCAACAAGGATGACCGGAGCAAGTCCAGCGCCACCCGCGCCCTTAAAGGACTCCAGTTCATGACCAAGAACGTCGGAAACGAAGGCTGGTCGGCGATTGAAAAGCGGTTCGATCAATTATCCGTCAACGGCGCCCTCCCCAAATCCAGCTTCGGCCAATGTATAG GAATGAAGGATTCGAAGGAATTCGCGAGCGAGTTGTTCGACGCGTTGGCTCGCCGGAGAGGGATTACATCGAATTCGATCACCAGGGCGGAGTTGAGAGAGTTTTGGGAGCAGATCACCGATCAAAGCTTCGATGCCAGGCTGCAGACCTTCTTCGACAT GGTGGACAAGGATGATGACGGACGCATCACTGAAGGTGAAGTCAAAGAG ATTATCACGCTAAGTGCTTCTGCGAATAAGCTGTCCAAGATCCAAGAACGTGCTGATGAATATGCTGCTCTAATCATGGAAGAGCTTGATCCTGATAACCTTGGATACATTGAG TTACACAACTTGGAACTGCTGCTTCTGCAAGCCCCAAACCCATCAACAAACCTCACTACAAATAGTAGAATTTTGAGCCAGCTGCTCAGCCAAAAGCTAGTGCCAACCAAGGAGCCAAACCCCATCAAGAGATGCTTCAGGGGGATTGAGTACTTCATCGAGGACAACTGGAAGAGAATCTGGGTGGTGCTACTATGGCTTGCCATCTGTGCAGGGCTGTTCACCTGGAAATTCATTCAGTATAAGAACCGGGCTGTGTTCGAGGTCATGGGGTACTGTGTCACAGCAGCCAAGGGCGCTGCTGAGACGCTCAAGTTCAACATGGCTCTCATCCTCTTCCCCGTCTGCAGAAACACCATTACATGGCTCAGGAGCAGGACCAAGCTGGGGATGGCTGTTCCCTTTGATGACAATATCAATTTCCACAAG GTAATTGCTTTTGGAATAGCCCTTGGGGTTGGAGTGCATGCAATTGCACATTTAACATGCGACTTCCCTCGTCTGCTACATGCTACCGAGGAACAGTACGAGCCAATGGAGAAATATTTTGGTCATGACCAACCTCGCAGCTACTGGTGGTTTGTGAAGGGCACTGAGGGTTGGACTGGTGTGGTAATGGTGGTGCTTATGGCTATAGCTTACATATTAGCTCAACCTTGGTTCCGCCGCAACAGGCTCAATCTTCCGAAAACCCTAAAGAGGCTAACTGGATTCAATGCCTTCTGGTACTCCCACCACTTATTTATCATTGTCTATGTTCTCTTCGTCATCCATGGCTATTACCTCTACCTCACCAAGAAGTGGTACAAGAAAACA ACATGGATGTATCTAGCTGTTCCAATTATCTTATATGCATGCGAAAGATTAATTCGGGCATTCAGGTCTGGCTACAAAAGCGTGCGGATCTTGAAG GTTGCAGTATATCCTGGAAATGTATTGGCGCTGCATATGTCGAAACCTCAAGGATTCAAATACACTAGTGGGCAGTATATGTTTGTAAATTGCTCTGCTGTCTCTGCATTTCAATG GCATCCCTTCTCTATTACTTCCGCGCCTGGAGACGAATATCTAAGCATCTATATTCGCACCTTGGGTGACTGGACATCGCAGCTGAAAACCGTCTTCTCCAAG GCATGTCAGCCTTCAAATGAGAATCAAAGTGGTCTCCTAAGAGCTGATATGATGAAAGGCGAAAACAAGCCCAG ATTACCCAAGCTCTTGATCGATGGCCCCTATGGAGCTCCGGCACAGGACTACAAGAAATACGATGTTGTCCTCCTCGTCGGTCTTGGGATCGGTGCAACTCCTTTAATTAGCATAGTTAAAGATGTGCTTAACAACGTCAAGCAATACCAAGAACTTGAAGAAGGCATGACAGAGAGCAATGGAGAAAGAGGGAACGCAAGAAAACCTTTTGCCACAAGACGAGCCTACTTCTACTGGGTCACTCGCGAGCAGGGCTCATTCGAGTGGTTCAGGAGTGTGATGAATGAGGTGACGGAGAACGACAAAGACGGTGTGATCGAGCTTCACAACTACTGCACCAGCGTCTATGAAGAAGGAGACGCTCGGTCTGCCCTCATTGCAATGCTTCAATCACTCCATCACGCCAAAAATGGCGTCGATATAGTTTCAGGGACTCGGGTTAAAACACATTTTGCTAGACCCAACTGGCGAAACGTCTTCAAGCGTGTTGCACTCAACCATGCCAATCAAAGAGTTG GAGTGTTCTACTGCGGTGCACCTACACTGACCGGAGAGCTAAAGAGGCTAGCCCTGGACTTTTCCCGGAAAACAAGCACCAAATTTGATTTCCACAAGGAGAACTTCTAA